One Lentimicrobiaceae bacterium genomic window carries:
- a CDS encoding Crp/Fnr family transcriptional regulator, which produces MSVSGADTCVSFVYEVSCFDLLSAEEKQMIDSTSVLVNYKKGETICKQGSFASHIMYVEKGLVKVYLEGSAKNLILTITPKFNLLGLQALFEGNNTFLYSISTYTESSVRLIDVQVFKQLLRQNPAFGYRVINILNESTSQSYGRFFSLTQKQLHGRLADILLCLSRRIFKSDSFDLPLSRSDLSDLTSMSTESVIRIMKDFKDDNIIEINNKSITLIDIPRLERISEKG; this is translated from the coding sequence ATGTCAGTATCTGGCGCAGACACTTGTGTTTCATTTGTTTACGAAGTTTCTTGCTTCGATTTACTTTCTGCCGAAGAAAAGCAAATGATTGATAGCACCTCGGTTCTGGTAAATTATAAGAAAGGCGAGACCATATGTAAGCAGGGCTCTTTTGCTTCTCATATCATGTATGTTGAAAAGGGGCTTGTTAAAGTTTATCTTGAAGGGAGCGCAAAAAATCTTATTCTTACCATTACACCCAAGTTTAATCTTCTAGGCCTTCAGGCTCTTTTTGAGGGGAACAATACATTTTTATACAGCATCAGTACGTATACCGAGTCCTCAGTCCGGCTTATTGATGTGCAGGTTTTCAAACAATTGCTCAGACAAAACCCTGCATTTGGATACAGGGTTATCAATATTCTGAATGAAAGCACATCTCAGTCCTATGGCCGGTTTTTCAGCCTAACACAAAAGCAATTGCACGGACGGCTGGCCGATATTTTGCTCTGCCTGTCGAGGCGTATTTTTAAATCAGACTCTTTTGACCTCCCCTTGTCAAGAAGTGATCTCAGCGATTTAACCAGTATGTCGACGGAGAGTGTGATTCGTATTATGAAAGATTTTAAGGATGACAACATCATTGAAATCAACAATAAGTCAATTACACTTATTGATATTCCACGACTTGAGAGAATCAGCGAAAAAGGCTGA
- a CDS encoding rhodanese-like domain-containing protein, with protein sequence MKKLINLAVLLALVPVLMMTSCKKDEPETVNAYQTLKTYMVTNALDLPDLAKNWVVDPKSTNMGGIVDSVTGTIPSYHVFDIRPAADFAAGHIKNAINVALKDVVTTAANYTDKPICVVCFTGQTAGQAVMALRLSGFANAVVLKWGMAGWNPNNKGPWVSNSGHEVQANGNIAVGNANWVTTAAPAAGSFDEPVWSSTATDGAAILKERVQAVLDAGFSPMSGSDVLANATSYQIHNYWSNADYLTFGHFAGANNTPVISLAGDLVKTIDPSKDALIYCYTGQTSSIATFWLNVLGYKAKSIGFGANHLVYDQLKASAKPVYKGPKNWAVVTN encoded by the coding sequence ATGAAAAAACTTATCAATCTTGCGGTTTTATTGGCCCTCGTGCCTGTACTAATGATGACTTCCTGTAAAAAGGATGAACCGGAAACAGTAAATGCTTATCAGACATTAAAAACCTATATGGTGACCAATGCGCTTGACCTGCCTGATTTAGCTAAAAACTGGGTAGTGGATCCCAAATCAACCAACATGGGCGGTATCGTTGATTCTGTAACAGGAACCATTCCTTCTTATCACGTGTTTGATATCCGTCCTGCTGCTGATTTTGCTGCCGGCCATATCAAAAATGCCATCAATGTAGCTTTGAAAGATGTAGTTACGACTGCTGCCAACTACACTGATAAACCTATTTGCGTTGTTTGTTTTACCGGACAAACAGCCGGACAGGCAGTAATGGCACTGCGACTTTCAGGTTTTGCCAACGCTGTTGTTTTAAAATGGGGTATGGCAGGCTGGAATCCTAACAATAAAGGACCCTGGGTTTCCAACTCAGGACACGAAGTGCAGGCAAACGGAAATATTGCCGTTGGCAATGCAAACTGGGTAACCACAGCAGCACCTGCTGCCGGCAGTTTCGACGAGCCTGTATGGTCATCCACCGCCACTGATGGTGCCGCCATTCTTAAAGAAAGAGTTCAGGCTGTTCTTGACGCAGGATTTTCACCCATGTCAGGTAGTGATGTACTTGCCAATGCCACCAGTTACCAGATTCACAACTACTGGTCAAATGCTGATTATCTGACTTTCGGCCACTTTGCCGGTGCCAATAACACACCTGTTATTTCATTGGCCGGTGACCTTGTAAAAACCATCGATCCTTCAAAAGATGCCTTAATTTATTGCTATACCGGACAAACTTCAAGTATTGCCACATTCTGGCTCAACGTTCTGGGTTATAAAGCAAAAAGCATTGGTTTCGGCGCCAATCACCTGGTTTATGATCAATTGAAAGCATCAGCCAAACCTGTTTACAAAGGCCCTAAAAACTGGGCAGTAGTAACCAACTAA
- a CDS encoding molybdopterin-dependent oxidoreductase: MKTRRDFIKISALGLGAVAVTAGAGKMGFGLPLFGSENSSGHGGDALRRIPTYCEVCFWKCAGWAHVNGDGRISKVIGNELDPQCNGRLCPRGTGGVGMVYDEDRLKKPLIRVNENGKQTYREASWDEALDFVATKMKEISEKYGPESIALFNHGSAGHYFSHLLKAYGSSTISAPSYAQCRGAREVGFETTFGFQIGSPEPTDIRDTRCMVLIGSHIGENMHNSQVQEMSDAIDKGAVIITVDPRLSTAASKSKYWLPIKPATDIALLLSWIHVLIYDELYNKEYVALHTKGFEQLKAHVRNFTPEWAYGITTIEPDQIRKTAKEMADAAPAVIVHPGRHVSWYGDDAQRSRAIAILNALLGSWGARGGFFLKEGVNIPDHPHPAYPKPAWSWVETLNGKYPFAKMSVTNAFIDCSVASEENKHQIHGWIIAGTNLPMAIPLKNQMEKALQELDLVVVVDTMPTEVTGYADVILPECTYLERYDDLRDSPHREPTIALRSPAIEPMYETKPAWWIAKQIGERLGLHAWFEYEDYKEVLDWQLKQLGSSLEEIEKTGVIVLPRKHGTPYLDPTIPHTFPTASGKIELYSEALAAAGFDAIPVYTPHPEPEEGFYRLIYGRAPMHTFSRTANNPNLTDLMKENAVWINPRVARLWGLSDGSYTYLKNQDGVVSVFPVKVRVTERIRWDSIYMVHGFGHHMKELSRAFGKGANDTELITNVMIDPLMGGTGMRGNFVTFVNHNEENMKEVVS; encoded by the coding sequence ATGAAAACACGAAGAGACTTTATTAAAATTTCAGCACTGGGCCTGGGTGCGGTTGCAGTAACAGCCGGCGCAGGTAAAATGGGGTTTGGCCTGCCATTATTTGGCAGCGAAAACAGCAGCGGCCATGGAGGAGATGCATTACGCAGGATTCCAACATACTGCGAAGTGTGCTTTTGGAAATGTGCAGGCTGGGCTCATGTAAACGGCGATGGCCGCATAAGCAAGGTAATAGGCAACGAGTTGGACCCTCAGTGCAACGGCAGGTTATGTCCCCGGGGTACAGGCGGCGTTGGAATGGTTTATGATGAAGACCGGCTCAAAAAACCTTTAATCAGGGTTAATGAGAACGGGAAACAAACCTACCGGGAAGCCAGCTGGGATGAAGCACTTGACTTTGTCGCCACAAAAATGAAAGAGATTTCAGAAAAATACGGTCCGGAAAGCATTGCACTGTTCAATCATGGTTCAGCCGGTCATTATTTCTCTCACCTGCTTAAAGCCTATGGTTCATCCACAATCTCGGCCCCGTCTTACGCACAATGCCGGGGAGCCCGTGAAGTAGGATTTGAAACTACTTTCGGTTTTCAGATTGGCAGCCCTGAACCTACTGACATACGCGATACCCGGTGCATGGTACTGATTGGCTCGCATATTGGCGAAAATATGCACAACAGCCAGGTTCAGGAAATGTCAGATGCCATTGACAAGGGTGCTGTAATCATTACTGTTGACCCCCGCCTTTCGACTGCTGCCAGTAAATCGAAATACTGGTTGCCGATTAAACCGGCAACTGACATCGCCTTATTGCTGTCATGGATTCACGTGCTTATTTATGATGAATTATATAACAAAGAATATGTTGCACTGCACACCAAAGGTTTTGAACAATTAAAAGCTCATGTGCGCAATTTCACACCTGAGTGGGCTTACGGAATTACAACAATAGAGCCTGATCAGATCAGAAAAACAGCCAAGGAAATGGCTGATGCTGCACCTGCTGTGATTGTTCACCCGGGCCGGCATGTTTCCTGGTATGGCGACGACGCCCAGCGTTCAAGAGCCATTGCCATCTTAAATGCACTGTTGGGATCGTGGGGAGCAAGAGGTGGTTTCTTCCTGAAAGAAGGAGTGAATATCCCCGACCATCCGCATCCGGCCTACCCTAAACCAGCATGGTCATGGGTGGAAACACTGAATGGGAAATACCCCTTTGCAAAAATGTCGGTAACCAATGCTTTTATTGACTGCTCGGTTGCCTCGGAAGAAAACAAACATCAGATACATGGCTGGATTATTGCCGGCACCAACCTTCCTATGGCAATTCCACTTAAGAATCAGATGGAAAAAGCACTTCAGGAACTTGACCTGGTTGTAGTAGTGGATACTATGCCCACCGAAGTTACCGGTTATGCTGATGTTATTTTACCCGAATGCACTTACCTTGAGCGCTATGATGACCTGCGCGACTCACCTCACCGTGAGCCCACCATCGCCTTGCGCTCACCTGCCATCGAACCCATGTATGAAACCAAACCCGCCTGGTGGATAGCCAAACAAATTGGAGAAAGGCTGGGTCTTCACGCATGGTTTGAGTATGAAGATTATAAAGAAGTGCTTGACTGGCAATTGAAACAACTCGGGTCTTCACTTGAAGAGATTGAAAAAACGGGAGTTATCGTATTGCCCAGAAAACATGGCACGCCCTATCTTGACCCCACCATACCCCATACCTTCCCTACAGCATCAGGCAAAATTGAATTATATTCCGAAGCTCTGGCCGCAGCCGGCTTTGATGCCATTCCGGTTTATACACCTCACCCTGAACCGGAAGAAGGTTTTTACCGCCTGATATACGGTCGTGCACCCATGCACACGTTCAGCCGCACAGCCAATAATCCGAACCTCACCGACCTGATGAAGGAAAATGCTGTTTGGATAAATCCGCGTGTTGCACGTTTGTGGGGACTCAGTGATGGGAGTTATACCTACCTGAAAAATCAGGATGGAGTGGTTTCAGTATTTCCTGTAAAAGTAAGAGTCACTGAACGCATTCGCTGGGACTCTATTTATATGGTACACGGCTTCGGACATCATATGAAGGAACTTTCGCGTGCTTTTGGCAAAGGAGCCAACGATACCGAACTCATTACCAATGTCATGATTGACCCTTTGATGGGCGGTACCGGAATGCGTGGCAATTTTGTAACATTTGTGAATCATAATGAAGAAAATATGAAGGAGGTTGTATCATGA
- the cobO gene encoding cob(I)yrinic acid a,c-diamide adenosyltransferase: MKGYIQLYTGNGKGKTTAALGLALRAAGNGMRIFIAQFVKGMHYAELESIKRIPEIELKQYGLDCFIEHKPTQNDIEAARKGLAEVADIIVQNKYNLVILDEVCIALYYHLFETEELISILKTKPCNMEIVLTGRYAPLELIEIADLVTEMTEIKHYYHNGIEARKGIEF, translated from the coding sequence ATGAAAGGCTATATTCAATTGTATACCGGCAACGGCAAAGGTAAAACCACTGCCGCTCTTGGCCTCGCATTAAGGGCCGCCGGAAATGGCATGCGCATTTTTATAGCCCAGTTTGTAAAAGGAATGCATTATGCTGAACTCGAATCAATCAAGCGAATCCCGGAAATTGAACTAAAACAATACGGGTTGGATTGCTTTATTGAGCATAAGCCAACTCAAAATGATATCGAAGCGGCACGAAAAGGTTTGGCAGAAGTGGCTGATATTATCGTTCAAAACAAATACAATCTGGTAATCCTCGATGAAGTATGTATTGCGTTGTACTACCATCTTTTCGAAACAGAAGAACTTATTTCAATCCTGAAAACCAAACCCTGTAATATGGAGATTGTTTTGACGGGGCGTTATGCTCCGCTTGAACTTATTGAAATAGCCGATCTGGTGACCGAAATGACTGAAATTAAACATTACTACCATAACGGAATTGAAGCCCGCAAGGGAATTGAATTTTAA
- a CDS encoding Rieske (2Fe-2S) protein: MKISEFYNRRAFLKLVPIAGTALFLAFWYILTGKNRKLLSKPVEWRIDTRKLGDGVYFYDNFIVSVNEGKTSIFSNKCTHAGCLINREISGELVCPCHGSKFNAKTGAVLRGPAILPLHRLTYKVDSKTGEIVVIS; encoded by the coding sequence GTGAAAATTTCAGAATTTTATAACCGGCGCGCATTTCTTAAGCTGGTTCCGATTGCCGGAACTGCGTTGTTTTTGGCTTTCTGGTATATACTTACAGGAAAAAACAGGAAGTTGCTGTCAAAACCAGTGGAATGGCGTATCGATACAAGAAAACTGGGTGACGGAGTTTATTTTTATGATAACTTTATTGTTTCGGTTAATGAGGGCAAAACCAGCATATTTTCTAACAAATGTACCCACGCGGGTTGCCTGATAAACCGGGAAATTTCGGGAGAATTGGTTTGCCCGTGTCATGGTTCAAAATTTAATGCAAAAACAGGGGCTGTTTTACGCGGGCCTGCTATTTTGCCGCTGCACAGACTAACATATAAAGTAGATTCGAAAACCGGTGAAATAGTTGTTATCAGTTAA
- a CDS encoding Crp/Fnr family transcriptional regulator, translating into MITIQNKCSLCADKSCAVSVLTPEELELLSGNCAGVALKKGETLSREGALPSNIIYLRSGLVKESIIGINGKEQIVQIIKPLFYIGVSTMLGAKVSHFNYKVLTDAQVCYIDASIFKKLVKQNGHFAFEIMTALCRENLGNYHRFVENNQKQLYGRLAHSLLSFREDIFDSVEFDLPVTHSDLAALISTTRESVTRGLSKFCKEGIIGIEKNHVKILDETRLHDISRNG; encoded by the coding sequence ATGATAACGATACAGAATAAATGTAGCCTTTGTGCTGATAAATCATGCGCAGTTTCTGTTCTCACACCAGAGGAGTTAGAACTCTTATCGGGCAATTGCGCCGGGGTTGCGTTAAAAAAAGGAGAAACACTTTCACGTGAAGGAGCGCTCCCCTCTAATATCATATACCTGAGATCGGGTTTAGTAAAGGAATCAATCATTGGAATTAACGGGAAAGAACAAATTGTACAGATTATCAAACCCCTCTTTTACATAGGTGTATCAACCATGCTGGGAGCCAAGGTAAGTCACTTCAATTATAAAGTACTCACTGATGCACAAGTCTGCTACATCGACGCATCTATTTTTAAAAAACTGGTAAAGCAGAACGGACATTTTGCTTTTGAAATAATGACAGCCTTATGCCGCGAAAATCTGGGCAATTATCATCGGTTTGTTGAAAACAATCAGAAACAGCTGTACGGAAGACTAGCCCACTCATTACTTTCCTTCAGAGAAGATATTTTTGACTCTGTTGAATTTGATTTACCCGTCACACACAGCGACCTTGCTGCCCTGATTTCAACAACCCGCGAAAGCGTAACCCGCGGATTGTCAAAATTCTGTAAGGAAGGGATAATTGGAATTGAGAAAAATCATGTCAAAATTCTTGACGAAACCCGCTTGCACGACATCAGCCGCAACGGATAA
- a CDS encoding 4Fe-4S dicluster domain-containing protein — MRYAMAIDTLKCVGCSDCVVACQLENNVPIGFCRDWVTETVDGSYPNVEIELRSERCNHCDNSPCVRCCPTGASHIEDGGIVLVTHSKCIGCGACIQSCPYDARYSHPEGYVDKCTFCIHRVRKGEKPACVAVCPTKCMYFGDLDDPNSEITNVLKNRKFKPLAPEAGTNPHIFYLI; from the coding sequence ATGAGATACGCTATGGCAATTGACACCCTGAAATGTGTTGGGTGTAGCGACTGTGTGGTGGCATGTCAGCTCGAAAACAATGTGCCCATCGGCTTTTGCCGCGACTGGGTTACAGAAACCGTTGATGGCAGCTATCCGAATGTAGAAATTGAATTACGCTCAGAGCGTTGCAACCACTGCGACAATTCGCCATGCGTGCGTTGCTGCCCTACCGGTGCCAGTCATATTGAAGACGGCGGAATTGTTCTGGTAACCCACAGCAAATGTATAGGATGTGGCGCCTGCATTCAATCCTGCCCTTATGATGCACGTTATTCGCATCCCGAAGGCTATGTTGATAAATGTACATTTTGCATTCACCGGGTGCGGAAGGGCGAAAAACCAGCCTGTGTTGCTGTATGTCCTACCAAGTGCATGTATTTCGGCGACCTTGATGACCCCAACTCCGAAATTACCAATGTACTGAAGAACCGCAAGTTCAAGCCTCTGGCACCTGAAGCAGGAACCAATCCTCATATTTTTTACCTGATCTGA
- a CDS encoding NifB/NifX family molybdenum-iron cluster-binding protein codes for MKIAFTATGTNWESMIDPRFGRTEYIVIYDEERQNLTGHDNSAVKNDAHGAGTATSQRIFELKPDVLITGNGPGEHASNALKHLNMKIFADAQELTLKQAYESFKSGKLREI; via the coding sequence ATGAAAATAGCATTCACCGCCACAGGAACTAACTGGGAATCAATGATTGACCCACGTTTTGGCAGAACAGAATACATTGTAATTTATGATGAAGAACGGCAGAATTTAACAGGACATGATAACAGTGCCGTGAAGAACGATGCACATGGAGCAGGCACAGCTACATCGCAACGGATTTTTGAATTGAAACCCGATGTGCTGATTACCGGAAATGGCCCGGGTGAACACGCCTCAAATGCCCTTAAACACCTGAATATGAAAATATTTGCTGATGCGCAGGAATTGACCCTGAAGCAAGCATACGAATCTTTTAAGAGTGGGAAACTCAGAGAAATCTGA
- a CDS encoding aminotransferase class I/II-fold pyridoxal phosphate-dependent enzyme: protein MNTNDKGFNTKLIHAGAFDDEFGSATVPIYQTSTFKFKSAQDGADCFSGKSDGYIYTRIGNPTIRAFEQNIAALENGYDGIATSSGMGAVSTVYMALLGAGSHIVSSDAVYGPARGVLEQDFSRFNVEATFVNTSKPENIIAAIKPNTRVLYIETPANPTMEITDIAACAKIAKEHNLLLVVDNTFCSPYLQKPLDLGADVVLHSITKFINGHADIVGGVIVAKDPDLYKKIRHSMVYMGCNMDPTQAFMVVRGVKTLAIRIERAQENAMKVARFLQSHPKVAWIKYPGLESHPQYELAKTQMKGFGSMMSFGLKGGYEAGKKLMDNVHLAILAVSLGGVETLIQHPASMTHAAVSHENKLAAGITDDLVRFSVGIEDVDDIINDLKHALETI from the coding sequence ATGAATACGAATGACAAAGGATTCAACACCAAACTGATTCATGCTGGAGCATTTGATGACGAGTTTGGAAGTGCAACAGTTCCAATTTACCAGACTTCCACCTTTAAATTTAAAAGTGCGCAGGATGGGGCAGATTGCTTTTCAGGAAAAAGCGACGGATACATTTACACCCGCATTGGAAATCCAACCATCCGTGCTTTTGAGCAGAATATTGCCGCCTTGGAAAACGGGTACGACGGCATTGCCACCAGCTCAGGAATGGGAGCCGTAAGTACCGTTTACATGGCCTTGCTTGGTGCCGGAAGTCACATCGTAAGCTCCGATGCCGTTTATGGCCCCGCCAGAGGTGTGCTAGAACAGGATTTCTCACGCTTTAATGTAGAAGCAACATTTGTAAATACTTCAAAACCCGAAAATATCATTGCAGCCATAAAACCCAACACCAGGGTGCTGTATATAGAAACTCCTGCAAATCCAACCATGGAAATTACGGATATTGCAGCCTGTGCGAAAATTGCCAAAGAGCATAACCTTCTTTTGGTTGTAGATAATACATTCTGCTCACCCTATCTGCAAAAACCACTTGATTTGGGTGCTGATGTGGTGTTGCATTCCATTACCAAATTTATCAATGGCCATGCCGATATCGTTGGAGGCGTAATTGTGGCAAAAGACCCTGACCTGTACAAAAAAATCAGGCACTCAATGGTTTACATGGGATGCAACATGGATCCCACCCAGGCTTTTATGGTTGTTAGAGGCGTTAAAACGCTGGCTATCCGCATTGAACGTGCCCAGGAAAATGCCATGAAAGTTGCCCGTTTTCTTCAATCTCACCCCAAAGTAGCCTGGATAAAATACCCGGGACTGGAATCTCATCCTCAATATGAACTTGCAAAAACACAAATGAAAGGTTTTGGCTCCATGATGAGCTTTGGCCTTAAAGGAGGATATGAAGCAGGCAAAAAACTCATGGACAATGTGCATCTGGCCATTTTGGCTGTTTCGTTGGGCGGTGTTGAAACACTCATTCAGCATCCGGCTTCTATGACTCATGCTGCTGTTAGCCATGAAAATAAACTTGCCGCAGGTATCACCGACGACCTGGTCAGATTTTCAGTTGGAATCGAAGATGTTGATGACATCATCAATGACTTAAAACACGCTTTAGAAACAATTTAA
- a CDS encoding sulfurtransferase translates to MKKTKIFIFLFSLALFSQQLFAGEISIDAKTFASELKSNKSMVVIDVQAADVYAKQHIQGAINIPHKSLYKDGPVEGQFKDAADLAAIFGKKGVSNTSKIVIYDDGSQKYNSRVWWVLKYLGANDVYLLHKDMALMEAARIPMTATAKNLPAATFEVSMKPEMNIDMAAVKALSGNQNAILLDAREKAEFDGMDKDQRSKGHLPGAVLMNFKEVQTANGAFKSKDEIIQVATGFGATPEKEVVVYCQTGIKAAVLYIALKEVAGYQNVKLYAGAYAEWASVADNPIVK, encoded by the coding sequence ATGAAAAAAACGAAAATCTTCATATTCCTCTTTTCTCTGGCTTTGTTTAGCCAGCAGCTATTTGCCGGTGAAATCAGCATTGATGCAAAAACTTTTGCATCGGAACTGAAATCCAATAAATCAATGGTGGTGATTGATGTTCAGGCTGCTGATGTGTATGCAAAACAACATATACAAGGCGCCATCAATATACCTCATAAAAGCCTTTATAAGGATGGTCCTGTTGAAGGACAATTTAAAGATGCTGCTGATTTGGCCGCTATTTTTGGCAAAAAAGGCGTAAGCAACACTTCTAAAATTGTGATTTACGATGATGGTTCACAAAAATACAACAGCCGCGTTTGGTGGGTTTTAAAATACCTGGGAGCCAACGATGTATATCTTTTACATAAAGATATGGCGCTTATGGAGGCTGCCCGTATACCCATGACTGCAACAGCCAAAAACCTTCCAGCAGCAACCTTTGAGGTTTCAATGAAACCCGAAATGAATATTGATATGGCCGCCGTGAAAGCATTGTCCGGAAACCAAAATGCTATACTGCTTGATGCACGCGAAAAAGCAGAATTTGATGGCATGGATAAAGACCAACGCAGCAAAGGTCATTTGCCCGGAGCTGTGCTGATGAACTTTAAAGAAGTACAGACTGCCAATGGCGCATTTAAATCAAAAGATGAAATTATTCAGGTGGCCACCGGTTTTGGGGCTACCCCTGAAAAAGAAGTAGTTGTTTACTGTCAGACTGGAATTAAAGCGGCAGTTCTCTACATCGCCCTGAAAGAAGTTGCTGGTTATCAGAATGTAAAATTGTACGCCGGAGCCTATGCCGAATGGGCTTCTGTTGCTGACAATCCTATTGTGAAATAG
- a CDS encoding NAD(P)/FAD-dependent oxidoreductase, which translates to MKSTDVLIIGGSAAGMVAALTGKAHWPDKEFILVKKQKDMMVPCGIPYIFGTLESTDKNLMPVDAMMQKNGITSLVDEAVEIHTDKKEVLFASGEKISYRKLVVATGSTPMKPKWLQGADLQNVFVIPKDRNYLDEMKTRLGKAKNIAVIGAGFIGVELSDELTKHGYNVTLIEKMPHILGLAFDPEIAEKIHEMLVARGVNVITGKGISKVIGADKVEAIELEDGQKVEMDAVVLSIGYKPNSELAKKSGIQVDEDNFIAVDEYMRTHHADVFSVGDCAQKRDFVTRRRVPTMLASTACAEARIAGMNLFDLQVVKTFSGTIAIYSTAIGDTGFGTAGITEQRANEEGISCITGMFEGINRHPGNLPDAHKQIVKLIAAKNSGVIIGGEVIGGKEAGELTNVIGLAIQNRMSVNSFLTMQIGTHPCLTASPAAYPLIKAAEMISIKMFHNN; encoded by the coding sequence ATGAAAAGTACAGATGTTTTAATAATCGGTGGTAGTGCTGCCGGTATGGTTGCTGCATTAACAGGTAAGGCTCACTGGCCCGATAAAGAATTTATCCTTGTAAAGAAACAAAAGGATATGATGGTTCCCTGTGGCATTCCTTATATTTTTGGTACGCTTGAAAGTACCGATAAAAATCTGATGCCCGTTGATGCCATGATGCAGAAAAACGGAATTACCTCCCTGGTGGATGAAGCTGTTGAAATTCATACCGATAAAAAAGAGGTTTTATTTGCAAGCGGTGAAAAAATCAGCTATCGGAAACTGGTAGTTGCCACCGGATCTACTCCTATGAAACCCAAATGGCTTCAAGGCGCAGATTTACAAAATGTTTTTGTTATTCCGAAAGACCGAAACTACCTTGACGAAATGAAAACCCGGTTGGGCAAAGCCAAAAACATTGCTGTTATTGGTGCCGGTTTTATTGGTGTTGAACTTTCAGATGAACTTACCAAACATGGCTACAATGTCACGCTTATTGAAAAAATGCCCCATATCCTTGGGCTTGCATTTGACCCTGAAATTGCCGAAAAAATTCACGAAATGCTGGTTGCCCGTGGTGTAAACGTGATTACAGGCAAAGGAATCAGCAAAGTAATAGGGGCCGATAAAGTGGAAGCCATTGAACTGGAAGACGGTCAAAAAGTTGAAATGGATGCCGTAGTGCTCTCCATCGGATACAAACCCAACTCCGAACTGGCCAAAAAATCAGGCATACAGGTAGATGAAGATAATTTTATTGCGGTTGATGAATATATGCGCACCCATCATGCCGATGTATTTTCTGTAGGTGACTGCGCTCAGAAACGCGATTTTGTTACCCGCCGCCGTGTTCCCACTATGCTTGCCTCAACGGCTTGTGCTGAAGCCCGCATCGCCGGTATGAACCTGTTTGATCTGCAGGTGGTAAAAACTTTTAGTGGCACGATTGCCATTTATTCTACCGCTATTGGCGACACCGGATTCGGAACTGCCGGAATAACCGAACAACGGGCAAACGAAGAGGGTATTTCATGCATAACGGGCATGTTTGAAGGGATTAACCGTCACCCAGGCAATTTACCTGATGCACACAAACAAATCGTAAAATTAATCGCTGCTAAAAACTCAGGTGTCATCATCGGTGGCGAAGTTATCGGAGGTAAAGAAGCCGGCGAATTGACCAACGTTATCGGATTGGCTATTCAAAACCGTATGTCAGTAAATTCGTTTCTGACCATGCAGATTGGAACACACCCCTGTTTGACCGCTTCACCAGCCGCATATCCTTTAATTAAAGCGGCTGAAATGATTTCAATCAAGATGTTTCACAATAATTAA